Proteins found in one Gardnerella vaginalis ATCC 14018 = JCM 11026 genomic segment:
- the metE gene encoding 5-methyltetrahydropteroyltriglutamate--homocysteine S-methyltransferase, with product MHTVLTSVQGFPRIGANRELKKVIERYWKKDATLEEVRQVAKDLRKKHWKIQTESGIELIPSNDFSYYDQMLDTAILLGAVPERYKNLEFENAEDTLFAIARGYQGERGDVTALPMKKWFTTNYHYIVPEVENPQDLHLAGTKPFDEFNEAKALGIETKPVLIGPYTFLKLARTPQAQELEANKETIEALANAYCDIVKRFASLGAKWLQFDEPYLCLDKEDGDLRIFSDLYNPILQSRFESADNAENVKILLNTYFGNILDSYKTLNDLAFDAIGLDFVEGKEENLEALQKYGVNEKTTIFAGVVNGRNIWKNDYAQSLGLLDALQKNVTNRIAVSTECSLLHVPFSTDGEELGEDVLKHFAFAVEKLKEVSEIAKLCVLNDDELKNSEELAQNQALFDGSRVKVDENVKARIASLKPEDFERKPSRAERQKLQKEALGLSDLPTTTIGSFPQTKEIRSIRALYRKGEISKEEYNAFIAKQIDECIEHQERIGLDVLVHGEFERNDMVEYFGQHLHGFKFTKNAWVQSYGTRCVKPPIVWSDVSRAQPITVEWSAYAQSRTNHVMKGMLTGPVTILNWSWPREDITHEEQTQQLALAIRDEVLDLERAGIRVIQIDEAALREKLPLRRSDWHKKYLDWAIAAFRLVHSAVAATTQIHTHMCYSEFNDIIRDIDAMDADVISFEASRGDLVVLDAIHNANFETEAGPGVYDIHSPRVPSEDEIVNRIHEILHKMPADKLWINPDCGLKTRGNAETWVSLQNLVSAAKKVRSELGGSLK from the coding sequence ATGCATACTGTTCTTACGTCCGTACAGGGATTCCCACGAATCGGCGCAAATCGCGAGCTTAAAAAAGTTATTGAACGCTATTGGAAAAAAGACGCAACTCTAGAAGAAGTAAGACAAGTTGCAAAAGATTTGCGCAAAAAACATTGGAAAATCCAAACAGAATCTGGAATAGAACTTATACCAAGTAATGATTTTAGCTATTACGATCAAATGCTAGACACAGCAATCCTGCTTGGTGCAGTGCCAGAACGGTACAAGAATCTAGAGTTTGAAAATGCAGAAGATACGCTTTTTGCAATCGCACGCGGATATCAAGGTGAACGCGGAGACGTAACAGCGCTTCCAATGAAAAAGTGGTTCACAACCAACTACCACTACATTGTTCCAGAAGTAGAAAATCCGCAAGATTTGCATTTAGCTGGCACAAAACCATTCGACGAGTTCAATGAAGCAAAAGCACTCGGAATTGAAACAAAACCAGTGTTGATTGGACCATACACCTTCTTAAAACTAGCGCGCACCCCGCAAGCACAAGAATTAGAAGCAAACAAAGAGACGATTGAAGCATTAGCAAACGCGTATTGCGATATCGTAAAACGATTTGCAAGTCTTGGAGCAAAATGGTTGCAATTCGACGAACCATACTTGTGCTTAGATAAAGAAGATGGAGATTTAAGGATTTTTAGCGACTTATATAATCCGATTCTTCAAAGCAGATTTGAAAGCGCGGATAATGCTGAAAACGTTAAAATTTTGCTTAACACTTATTTTGGCAATATTTTAGACTCGTACAAAACACTAAACGATTTGGCATTTGATGCAATTGGCTTAGATTTTGTAGAAGGCAAAGAAGAAAACCTTGAAGCTTTGCAAAAATATGGAGTAAACGAGAAAACAACTATTTTTGCAGGAGTTGTAAACGGCAGAAACATTTGGAAAAATGATTACGCGCAAAGCCTTGGCTTGCTAGATGCTTTGCAAAAAAACGTTACTAATCGCATAGCTGTTTCCACTGAATGCTCGCTTTTGCATGTTCCATTTAGTACGGATGGAGAAGAGCTTGGCGAAGACGTATTAAAGCATTTTGCGTTTGCTGTAGAAAAGCTGAAGGAAGTAAGCGAAATCGCTAAGCTTTGCGTTTTGAATGATGATGAGCTTAAAAACAGCGAGGAATTAGCGCAAAATCAGGCATTATTCGATGGGTCTAGAGTAAAAGTAGACGAAAATGTTAAAGCGCGAATCGCAAGCCTTAAGCCAGAAGATTTTGAGCGAAAGCCATCTCGCGCGGAGCGTCAAAAATTACAAAAAGAAGCATTAGGATTGTCTGATTTGCCTACAACAACTATCGGATCCTTCCCTCAAACAAAAGAAATAAGATCGATTCGAGCGCTTTATAGAAAAGGCGAAATTAGCAAAGAAGAATACAACGCGTTTATTGCCAAGCAAATAGACGAGTGCATAGAACACCAGGAGCGCATTGGCTTAGACGTTCTTGTACATGGCGAATTTGAGCGAAACGACATGGTTGAATACTTTGGCCAGCATTTGCACGGATTTAAGTTTACAAAAAACGCTTGGGTGCAGTCTTATGGAACTCGATGCGTAAAGCCTCCAATCGTTTGGAGCGACGTTTCTAGAGCGCAGCCAATCACAGTAGAGTGGAGTGCGTATGCTCAAAGCCGCACAAACCATGTTATGAAAGGCATGCTAACGGGGCCTGTTACGATTCTTAACTGGTCTTGGCCTCGCGAAGATATTACGCACGAAGAGCAAACTCAGCAGCTTGCTCTTGCTATTCGAGATGAAGTCTTGGACTTGGAGCGTGCTGGAATTCGCGTAATTCAAATCGATGAGGCAGCGCTACGAGAAAAGCTTCCGCTTAGACGCTCGGATTGGCATAAGAAGTATTTGGACTGGGCGATTGCAGCTTTCCGTCTTGTGCACTCTGCTGTAGCTGCTACTACGCAAATCCACACTCATATGTGCTATTCGGAATTCAACGACATTATTCGAGACATTGATGCAATGGATGCGGACGTGATATCGTTTGAAGCTTCGCGCGGAGATCTAGTTGTTTTGGACGCTATTCATAACGCGAACTTTGAAACAGAAGCTGGCCCTGGTGTTTATGATATTCACTCTCCTCGCGTTCCTAGCGAAGATGAGATTGTTAACAGGATTCACGAGATTTTGCACAAAATGCCAGCAGACAAGCTGTGGATTAATCCAGATTGTGGCTTGAAAACTCGCGGAAATGCAGAAACTTGGGTTAGCTTGCAAAATCTTGTTTCGGCAGCTAAAAAAGTTAGAAGCGAATTGGGCGGTAGTCTAAAATGA
- the pyrF gene encoding orotidine-5'-phosphate decarboxylase translates to MDELIEEIAAKQNPTVVGLDPKPGILPAQILSGLSDEVLQEVEDEEALPTLLAASYFEFNRAIIDAIYDIVPAVKPQIAMYEALGSAGIDTYAMTCDYAKSRGLFVIGDAKRGDIGSTAAQYAAHLRGFANLDSYFKDDSYDFNESLVNLLKSASTKDVWHEDSFTVNPYMGSDGVKPFIDEAVARNKNIFVLLRTSNPSSKELQELVVEDGKPVYEHMAGLIEKWGESNIGTRGYSRVGAVVGATHPEEGKRLREIMPHTFFLVPGYGAQGGTAQDVAGMFDENGRGAIVNSSRGIIGSWRKSQDYVKNKSSLSLNNILEIVSDSARKSALNMRDDLRQAVYK, encoded by the coding sequence ATGGACGAACTGATAGAAGAAATAGCAGCGAAGCAAAACCCTACTGTTGTTGGATTAGATCCAAAGCCTGGGATTTTGCCTGCGCAAATTTTAAGTGGATTATCTGATGAAGTTTTGCAAGAAGTCGAAGATGAAGAGGCTTTGCCAACCTTGCTTGCTGCATCGTACTTTGAGTTTAATCGTGCGATTATTGATGCGATTTATGACATTGTTCCAGCTGTTAAGCCGCAAATTGCAATGTATGAGGCGCTTGGTTCAGCTGGAATAGACACTTATGCTATGACTTGTGATTATGCAAAATCACGTGGGTTATTTGTTATTGGTGACGCAAAACGAGGCGATATTGGTTCCACTGCAGCTCAGTATGCAGCACATTTGCGAGGATTCGCTAATCTTGATTCGTATTTCAAAGATGATTCTTACGATTTTAACGAATCTTTAGTTAATCTTCTTAAAAGCGCTAGTACAAAAGATGTGTGGCACGAGGATTCGTTTACTGTAAACCCGTATATGGGTTCAGATGGTGTTAAGCCATTTATAGATGAGGCAGTAGCGCGTAATAAAAATATTTTTGTTCTTCTACGCACATCTAATCCTTCTAGCAAAGAGCTTCAAGAACTTGTTGTTGAAGATGGCAAACCAGTTTATGAGCATATGGCAGGTTTGATAGAAAAATGGGGTGAATCAAATATTGGGACTAGAGGGTATTCGCGAGTAGGAGCAGTAGTGGGAGCAACTCATCCAGAAGAAGGTAAGCGTTTGCGCGAGATTATGCCGCACACTTTCTTCCTTGTTCCAGGTTATGGCGCACAAGGTGGAACGGCACAAGATGTTGCTGGAATGTTTGATGAAAATGGTCGAGGTGCAATAGTGAATTCTTCTCGCGGAATTATTGGTTCTTGGCGAAAATCGCAAGATTATGTTAAAAACAAGTCTTCTCTTTCTCTTAATAATATTCTTGAGATTGTATCTGATTCTGCTCGCAAATCTGCTTTAAACATGAGGGATGATTTAAGACAAGCAGTATATAAATAA
- the pyrB gene encoding aspartate carbamoyltransferase → MTNVFSDSSNQVFSRCAIAQSLANKSVVTLDDISTAQIRMLLDKARYIDEHRKEVAHTCDGRVLATLFYEPSTRTRLSFETAMLRLGGKVIGFAGAQLSSASKGETVSDTLKVVSNYVDVVAMRHPKEGAAFVASHAGSVPVVNAGDGGHMHPTQTLADLATILARFGRLNNLTVGLCGDLTYGRTVHSLIETLCRFGNVHFVLISPDELKTPQYVIDRINDTPSCSYEETRNLMEVIGSLDVLYMTRVQEERFTDREQYLRLRDTYILTEEKLQKAKSYMPVLHPLPRINEIAVDVDDDPRAAYFEQVKNGMLMRMALESSVLGDELPGYEPTDFVNVPKDELEAYDAHGISLANPRVHISDENAPENLICPNSRCITNSELTLKRRFYKAESDRHEYHCLYCDEELQ, encoded by the coding sequence ATGACGAATGTATTTTCTGATTCTTCTAATCAAGTTTTTTCTCGTTGCGCAATTGCTCAATCGTTAGCAAACAAAAGCGTTGTTACTTTAGACGATATTTCCACGGCGCAAATACGAATGCTTTTAGACAAAGCCAGATATATTGACGAGCACAGAAAAGAAGTGGCCCACACTTGCGATGGCAGAGTGTTGGCCACTCTTTTTTATGAGCCGAGCACGAGAACGCGACTAAGCTTTGAAACTGCAATGCTTCGCTTAGGTGGAAAGGTGATTGGTTTTGCAGGCGCTCAGCTTTCTAGTGCAAGTAAAGGCGAAACAGTTAGCGACACTTTAAAAGTGGTGTCAAATTATGTAGATGTTGTAGCTATGCGTCATCCTAAAGAAGGTGCTGCATTTGTGGCGTCGCATGCAGGAAGTGTTCCTGTTGTTAACGCAGGAGATGGTGGTCATATGCACCCTACTCAAACTCTTGCAGATTTAGCTACAATTCTTGCACGATTTGGCAGGCTGAATAATTTAACAGTTGGTTTATGTGGAGATTTAACATACGGCCGCACTGTTCACTCGCTTATCGAAACTTTATGCCGCTTTGGAAACGTTCACTTTGTGCTAATTAGCCCAGATGAGCTTAAAACTCCTCAGTACGTAATCGACCGCATTAATGATACACCTTCGTGCTCTTACGAAGAAACGCGCAATTTGATGGAAGTTATTGGCAGTCTAGACGTTCTTTACATGACTCGCGTGCAAGAAGAGCGTTTTACAGATCGCGAGCAATACTTGCGACTTCGTGACACTTACATTTTGACAGAAGAAAAATTGCAAAAAGCAAAATCTTATATGCCAGTGCTTCATCCACTTCCTAGAATTAACGAAATCGCTGTTGATGTTGATGACGATCCTCGTGCAGCATATTTTGAACAGGTTAAGAATGGCATGCTTATGCGAATGGCATTAGAAAGCTCTGTTCTTGGAGATGAGCTTCCAGGATATGAACCGACTGATTTTGTCAATGTTCCTAAAGATGAGTTGGAAGCTTACGATGCTCATGGAATTTCGTTGGCTAATCCTCGCGTTCACATATCTGACGAGAATGCTCCAGAAAATCTTATATGTCCTAACTCTCGTTGCATAACAAATAGTGAGTTGACTCTTAAGCGTAGATTCTATAAAGCTGAGTCAGATAGACATGAGTATCATTGCTTGTATTGTGATGAAGAATTGCAGTGA
- a CDS encoding dihydroorotase → MNDSRMLTLRNIAVWDTGERIDLVVDGVRQDALIEQNARIYGEIDASDWIVAPGFADPHVHFRDPGQTDKETMMTGGNAAAAGGYTNVLIMPNTIPAVDGEPWNDAPFDVENVIDFLQRYGCIYGVKLPVHYDLSVCASISRQGLKPSNIELWKKYVHGVDDNQKTSPMKKHPITAISDDGSAVTNSILLDVLKMAKETGLPLLEHCEHHDYGSVNEGPVAKILGVGGIPASTELAIVNRDIEAVRKTGVHVHFQHVSTAAAFEAIRKAKKEGLPITCETAPHYVALCDEDVLKYGSMAKMNPPLRSKADRQATLAAIADGTIDMIATDHAPHTAGDKAGDFANTPNGIIGLECAYGVCRKVLVDAGYTDDKHLIELMSINPMQFMSRRPTDVAALLNVSSRCAVRRTLKLSETEHPENIDLVLINMREKWSVDANSFHSKARNTPFEGWQLQGRPVATIVGSEIAFSRM, encoded by the coding sequence ATGAACGACTCACGCATGTTAACCTTGCGAAATATTGCCGTTTGGGATACTGGCGAGCGAATCGATTTGGTTGTAGATGGCGTTAGACAAGACGCTTTAATTGAACAAAATGCCCGAATTTACGGGGAAATTGATGCAAGCGATTGGATTGTTGCTCCTGGTTTTGCAGATCCGCACGTGCATTTTAGGGATCCTGGTCAAACTGATAAAGAGACAATGATGACTGGTGGCAATGCTGCGGCTGCTGGAGGATATACGAATGTGTTGATTATGCCAAACACAATTCCAGCTGTTGACGGTGAGCCTTGGAATGATGCTCCTTTTGATGTAGAAAACGTTATAGATTTTTTGCAAAGATACGGGTGTATTTATGGCGTAAAATTGCCAGTCCACTACGATTTAAGTGTTTGTGCTTCAATAAGTAGGCAAGGTTTAAAACCAAGCAATATTGAACTTTGGAAAAAATATGTTCATGGTGTTGATGATAATCAAAAAACTTCGCCTATGAAAAAGCATCCAATTACTGCCATAAGTGATGATGGTTCTGCTGTTACAAATTCGATTTTGCTAGACGTTCTTAAAATGGCGAAAGAAACAGGATTACCGCTTCTTGAGCATTGTGAGCACCATGATTATGGCTCGGTAAACGAAGGACCAGTTGCTAAAATTCTAGGTGTTGGCGGAATTCCTGCGTCTACGGAGCTTGCGATTGTTAATAGGGATATAGAAGCAGTTCGCAAAACAGGTGTTCACGTGCACTTCCAGCATGTTAGTACGGCTGCTGCTTTTGAAGCTATTCGCAAAGCCAAGAAGGAAGGTTTGCCGATTACTTGCGAAACAGCCCCACATTACGTTGCTCTTTGCGATGAGGATGTGCTTAAGTATGGGTCAATGGCAAAGATGAATCCACCACTAAGATCTAAAGCGGATCGACAGGCAACTCTTGCTGCTATTGCAGATGGCACTATAGATATGATTGCCACAGATCATGCTCCTCACACAGCAGGTGATAAAGCTGGCGATTTTGCTAATACTCCAAATGGGATTATTGGTTTGGAATGTGCTTATGGTGTATGCCGTAAAGTTCTTGTTGATGCAGGATATACGGATGATAAGCACTTAATTGAACTTATGTCGATTAATCCTATGCAATTTATGAGTAGAAGGCCTACAGATGTTGCAGCTTTGCTTAACGTGTCTTCGCGTTGTGCCGTGAGACGAACATTAAAATTAAGTGAAACTGAACATCCAGAAAATATTGATTTAGTGCTTATTAATATGCGTGAAAAATGGAGCGTTGATGCGAATTCATTCCATTCAAAGGCTCGTAATACTCCATTTGAAGGATGGCAGTTACAGGGAAGACCAGTGGCTACTATTGTTGGCTCAGAGATCGCCTTTTCTCGTATGTAA
- a CDS encoding dihydroorotate dehydrogenase electron transfer subunit, whose product MSDGMFIQTRKSLRNAIFTLREDAYDSSGADSFSAKSLHADDLKYTRLLGRRAIEVLDNQKLDEGVYRLVLRDDAIAKTATPAQFVNLYSPDSTTMLPRPFGVASVDGDTFTLIFAVIGKGTAEFAQLKAGDTVDALGPLGLGFDISKPAHYVLVSGGLGVPPLICAAQAIAKNKNCKVTAVLGYRDNHFADSFMKEYVDNVYSISNAQGTVITLLNELEQENHFDFNGDLPIVVLSCGPMPMMKAVAHWTHERNVKCQLSLEARMGCGYGTCVACVVDTLEGRLKVCNEGPVFDSERLGWE is encoded by the coding sequence ATGAGTGATGGCATGTTTATTCAAACTCGAAAATCTTTGAGAAACGCCATATTTACGTTACGTGAAGACGCTTATGATTCTTCGGGCGCAGATTCTTTTAGTGCAAAAAGTTTGCACGCTGATGATTTAAAATACACTCGTCTTTTAGGTCGCCGTGCTATAGAAGTTCTTGATAATCAAAAGCTTGATGAAGGTGTGTATCGCTTAGTTTTGCGCGATGATGCTATTGCTAAAACTGCCACTCCTGCGCAATTTGTTAACTTATATTCTCCAGATTCTACGACTATGCTTCCTCGACCATTTGGTGTTGCAAGCGTTGATGGAGATACTTTTACTCTTATTTTTGCTGTGATTGGTAAGGGCACTGCCGAGTTTGCGCAGCTTAAAGCAGGAGACACTGTAGACGCTTTAGGACCATTAGGATTGGGCTTTGATATTTCTAAGCCAGCGCACTATGTTCTTGTAAGCGGGGGATTGGGTGTTCCTCCTTTGATTTGTGCTGCACAGGCGATTGCAAAAAACAAGAATTGCAAAGTGACTGCGGTTCTTGGATATCGCGATAATCATTTTGCTGACTCATTTATGAAGGAATACGTTGATAATGTTTATAGCATTAGCAACGCGCAAGGAACTGTTATTACTTTGCTTAATGAACTAGAGCAAGAAAATCATTTTGATTTTAATGGCGATTTGCCTATTGTTGTTCTTTCTTGCGGTCCTATGCCAATGATGAAGGCTGTAGCTCATTGGACGCATGAGCGTAATGTTAAATGTCAATTAAGCCTAGAAGCAAGAATGGGATGCGGATATGGAACTTGTGTTGCTTGCGTTGTAGATACTTTAGAAGGCAGACTTAAAGTTTGTAACGAAGGACCAGTGTTTGACTCTGAAAGATTAGGCTGGGAGTAA
- a CDS encoding bifunctional [glutamine synthetase] adenylyltransferase/[glutamine synthetase]-adenylyl-L-tyrosine phosphorylase: MYSGVMSSQKSSNSDLDHNLGTDLKQHADFNLSFAKETDLSYRTLVKAGFARPESARKTIEDICKNCENNSINVLKILESINRVEDPDYAILAFKDIYQSQKKTVENIAENSNNSLITSPLASLMQVIGASKSFAMLMRTHADLINAAANDPNHLLHMTLEERVSDLLQAIQSYSATVVNEEKDDAKNCNSCTVPISSMPFAQAVCVLRARYRQHIAAIMAYDLASADPVELQPDISRKLSDAADAALEAALAIARGQISGSCCCRFAIIAMGKLGAQEINYVSDIDLIYVVEPTNGVKQDEALRVGSSIALVLQKVCQSVVMGCAEPPLWQIDTALRPEGKDGPLVRRLESHSEYYEKWASSWEFQALLKSRPAAGDRQLGKDYRQMADSLIWKASGREHFVADCQHMRQRVESLIPASQRDLDMKLGRGGLRDVEFTVQMLQLVHGSEDKSLRVRDTLGALNALSAGGYVSRSQAAILAEHYRFERVLEHRQQMWSMQRTHLFPDLGAQGNGGLDRARSISAEELNNNEQIRRLARAVRLKPEELVARFDKARREIRHLHKDIYYRPMLPINAQTDADPIVLSAEAARARFASIGFADAKAAQMHVEALTDGLSRAAKIHRILLPAVLKWLGEGQNPDMGLLAFRRLSERFGGKNTYLGFLRDSPSAARRLCHVLSDSRYLGDAMMQSIQSITWLGDDSALAPRGRESLDMQTRAMVARYSSSIADFAQFLRALRRQEIERVALAWMCGIIDDDTSMQAMSDVFDAVLDAALQWSMKDASLKMGLDESKASIAIIALGRYGGREVNFCSDADMMVVYKPTSNGDDCKIEYDSVSDLAHRFAQTTVDILRNILQGPLTLEPKIMVDLDLRPEGKDGPLVRSLESCEHYYQKWASTWENQALLRARFAAGSKDLADDLLSGVVNDLRYSPDALSESQLAEIRKLKARMEAERLPRGVSRDRHLKLGRGGLSDVEWTVQLLQLQYAGKHESLRVVGTMQALKALKELNLIEDEDANVLEKCWHMCSAVRNANFLWSGSLERADVLPTDSYSLGGIATYLGYDPNQGRVFENDLMAVMRQCREVMSRIFYCR, from the coding sequence ATGTACAGTGGCGTTATGAGCAGTCAAAAAAGCAGTAATAGCGATTTAGATCATAATTTAGGCACTGATTTAAAACAGCATGCGGATTTTAATTTAAGTTTTGCTAAAGAAACTGACTTATCATACAGAACTCTAGTTAAAGCTGGATTTGCTCGTCCAGAATCTGCTCGTAAAACCATAGAAGATATTTGCAAAAATTGTGAGAATAACTCAATTAATGTGCTCAAAATCTTAGAAAGCATAAATAGAGTAGAAGATCCAGATTACGCAATTTTAGCGTTTAAAGATATATATCAATCTCAGAAAAAAACTGTTGAAAATATTGCGGAGAACTCGAATAATTCATTAATAACAAGCCCACTTGCGTCTTTAATGCAAGTTATTGGAGCATCTAAATCATTTGCGATGCTAATGAGAACGCACGCCGATCTAATAAACGCTGCAGCAAATGACCCAAATCACTTACTACACATGACTTTAGAAGAACGTGTTTCGGATTTACTTCAAGCTATTCAATCTTATAGTGCAACAGTAGTAAACGAAGAAAAAGATGACGCAAAGAATTGCAATTCGTGCACTGTTCCAATAAGCTCTATGCCTTTTGCACAAGCTGTTTGTGTGCTTAGAGCGAGATATCGTCAGCATATTGCCGCAATTATGGCATATGATTTGGCGAGCGCAGACCCTGTAGAATTACAGCCAGACATAAGTCGTAAACTTTCGGATGCTGCGGATGCGGCTCTTGAAGCTGCGCTTGCGATTGCGCGCGGGCAAATTTCTGGATCTTGTTGCTGCAGGTTTGCAATAATAGCAATGGGAAAATTGGGAGCGCAAGAAATAAACTACGTTTCAGACATTGACTTAATATATGTAGTAGAACCGACTAATGGCGTTAAACAAGATGAAGCTTTGCGAGTTGGGTCTTCTATTGCACTTGTTTTGCAAAAAGTGTGTCAATCGGTTGTTATGGGTTGTGCGGAGCCACCATTATGGCAAATTGATACAGCGCTAAGACCAGAAGGCAAAGATGGACCTCTTGTTAGGCGATTGGAATCACATAGCGAATACTACGAAAAGTGGGCAAGTAGCTGGGAGTTTCAAGCATTACTGAAGTCGAGACCAGCCGCAGGAGACAGGCAGCTTGGTAAAGATTATAGACAAATGGCAGATTCGCTTATCTGGAAAGCGTCTGGGCGAGAACACTTTGTTGCAGATTGCCAACATATGCGACAGCGAGTAGAGTCTTTGATCCCTGCATCTCAGCGAGATTTAGACATGAAGCTTGGGCGCGGAGGATTGCGAGATGTTGAGTTTACAGTTCAAATGCTGCAACTTGTGCACGGAAGTGAAGATAAGTCTTTGCGAGTTAGAGATACTTTAGGCGCGCTTAACGCACTATCTGCTGGAGGCTACGTTTCTAGGTCGCAAGCTGCAATTTTGGCAGAACACTACCGTTTTGAGCGTGTTCTTGAACATCGCCAGCAAATGTGGAGTATGCAACGCACTCATTTATTCCCAGATTTAGGTGCCCAAGGAAATGGTGGATTAGATCGCGCTAGAAGCATTAGTGCGGAAGAGCTTAACAATAACGAACAAATCAGGCGTCTTGCTAGAGCTGTTAGACTTAAGCCAGAAGAGCTTGTTGCACGATTCGACAAAGCGCGCCGAGAAATTAGGCACTTGCATAAAGATATTTACTACCGTCCAATGCTGCCAATCAATGCGCAAACGGATGCGGATCCTATTGTGTTGTCTGCAGAAGCTGCTCGCGCTCGCTTTGCATCGATCGGTTTTGCTGATGCAAAAGCTGCACAAATGCATGTTGAAGCGCTTACTGATGGACTTTCACGCGCTGCTAAAATCCACAGAATTTTGCTCCCAGCAGTGTTGAAATGGCTTGGAGAAGGGCAAAATCCCGACATGGGTTTGCTTGCTTTTAGGCGACTTTCCGAGCGCTTTGGTGGAAAAAACACATATCTTGGATTTTTGCGTGATTCTCCTAGCGCGGCTCGCAGGCTTTGTCATGTTTTGTCTGATTCGCGTTATTTAGGCGATGCAATGATGCAGTCAATACAATCTATTACTTGGCTTGGAGACGATTCGGCTCTTGCACCTAGAGGCAGAGAAAGTCTAGATATGCAAACGCGAGCAATGGTGGCAAGATATTCAAGCAGTATTGCGGATTTTGCACAATTTTTGCGCGCTTTAAGAAGGCAAGAAATTGAGCGAGTAGCTCTTGCTTGGATGTGCGGGATTATCGACGATGATACTTCTATGCAAGCGATGAGTGATGTGTTTGATGCTGTACTTGATGCTGCTCTGCAATGGTCTATGAAAGATGCGTCTTTAAAAATGGGCTTAGACGAGAGTAAAGCTTCGATTGCCATTATTGCCCTAGGACGTTATGGCGGAAGGGAAGTTAACTTCTGCTCGGATGCGGATATGATGGTTGTTTATAAGCCGACGTCTAATGGTGATGATTGCAAGATTGAATATGATTCCGTATCTGATCTTGCTCACCGTTTCGCGCAGACTACTGTAGACATATTGCGCAATATTCTGCAAGGTCCTCTTACTTTAGAACCAAAAATCATGGTCGATTTAGATTTGCGACCAGAAGGTAAAGATGGTCCGCTTGTGCGTTCTCTAGAATCGTGTGAGCATTATTACCAAAAGTGGGCTAGTACGTGGGAAAATCAAGCACTTTTGCGCGCGCGTTTTGCTGCAGGGTCGAAAGATTTGGCAGATGATCTGCTAAGCGGAGTAGTAAACGACTTGCGCTATTCACCAGATGCTCTTAGCGAATCTCAATTGGCGGAAATTCGTAAGCTTAAAGCGCGTATGGAAGCGGAACGCTTACCAAGAGGCGTTAGTAGAGACAGACATTTGAAGCTTGGCCGCGGTGGTTTAAGCGATGTTGAGTGGACTGTTCAGCTTCTGCAATTGCAATATGCTGGGAAACACGAGTCCTTGCGCGTAGTTGGCACAATGCAAGCGTTGAAAGCGCTTAAAGAATTGAATTTGATTGAAGATGAAGACGCAAATGTGTTAGAAAAATGCTGGCATATGTGTTCTGCAGTGCGAAATGCGAACTTCTTGTGGTCTGGTTCCTTGGAGCGCGCGGATGTTCTTCCAACAGACTCTTATTCTTTGGGTGGAATCGCCACTTATCTTGGATACGATCCAAACCAGGGTCGCGTTTTTGAAAACGATTTAATGGCTGTTATGCGTCAATGCCGCGAAGTCATGTCTCGTATTTTCTACTGTCGCTAA